The proteins below come from a single Lates calcarifer isolate ASB-BC8 linkage group LG11, TLL_Latcal_v3, whole genome shotgun sequence genomic window:
- the LOC108898489 gene encoding serine-aspartate repeat-containing protein F, with the protein MASLRSLILALLLALLCSFHTPLAPTAKAQDLPFRSEQGLVADDDDDDDDDDDDDDDDDDDDDDDDDDDDDDDDDDDDDDDDDDDDDDDDDDDDDDDDDDDDDDDDDDDDDDDDDDDDDDDDDDDDDDDDDDDDDDDDDDDDDDDDDDDDDDDDDDDDDDDDDDDDDDDDDDDDDDDDDDDDDHEDDDDDDDDEDGAYHKGSVCSYCEFCEHCDSCDKCPCKEGDKSEHCESCKMCSFCHVCPACKTLCQPGGFLDEVTGSIYKTVADVFDDDDDDDN; encoded by the exons ATGGCATCATTGAGAAGTTTGATCCTTGCGCTGCTTCTGGCGCTGCTCTGCTCCTTCCACACCCCGCTGGCCCCCACCGCCAAGGCCCAAGATCTGCCATTCCGCTCTGAGCAAGGTCTGGtggctgatgatgatgatgatgatgatgatgatgatgatgatgatgacgatgatgacgacgacgacgacgatgacgatgacgatgatgacgacgatgacgacgacgatgatgatgacgacgacgacgatgatgatgatgacgatgatgacgatgatgatgatgatgatgatgatgatgatgacgatgatgatgatgatgatgatgatgacgatgatgacgatgacgatgacgacgacgacgacgacgacgacgacgacgatgatgatgacgacgacgatgacgatgatgatgacgacgatgatgatgacgatgatgacgatgatgatgatgatgatgatgatgacgacgacgacgacgacgacgacgatgatgacgacgacgatgatgacgacgatgacgacgacgatgatgatgatgacgacgacgatCATGAAG atgatgatgatgacgacgatgacgaAGATGGTGCTTATCACAAGGGCTCTGTGTGCTCATATTGTGAATTCTGTGAG CACTGTGACAGCTGTGATAAATGTCCTTGCAAAGAGGGAGACAAGTCTGAACACTGTGAATCCTGCaag atgtGCAGCTTCTGCCATGTGTGTCCTGCTTGCAAAACTCTTTGCCAGCCCG GAGGTTTTCTTGATGAAGTGACTGGATCAATCTACAA GACTGTAGCTGATgtctttgatgatgatgatgatgatgacaactGA
- the trpm4a gene encoding transient receptor potential cation channel subfamily M member 4a isoform X1 yields MRQMDKERDEGGGGGGGGGDVEVGSAKEKDQSWIPKIIKKRVCTTFVEDSFSNGALCQCGGVREGHDSVATGDYFGAAIVTQWDSRQHSSECPTDAYGELEFAGAGRRHSHFLRLSCDTSPQIIYTLMTAHWGLPSPNLVVSVVGGEGHEKIKTWVRDVLRNGLVRAAQSTGAWILTGGLREGVSRCVGEAVRDHAAAAPALSRKKVIAVGLASWGLVHNRQQLVNTQGSFPARYYVQNTSRDSCCLDSNYQAFLLVDDGSVGRRGGEAAFRAGLEDYISHQRTGIWGSGSIEIPVLCMLISGNSNMLERLDASLKKATPWLVLAGSGPAADLISELLDNLSPVSLSPTSPPVEGEAAQGLSTEHRDRVRDKVRKHFPAEAELEKLVDNALSIYQNRELITIFHGEQEGSDDFDTVILKALVRASKRVSSEASECTEELKLAVAWNRVDIAKAELFNGDIQWKYEDLEDSMTDALINDKPQFVRLFCENGLNILDYLTYRRLESLYRSLSDSSLAYMLLQRRLSERQGLAGSLPSLDRPLSGPLKSPQSALTGPASAMELSLYEVSRLLWDLLGDVCQPFYYAPLGLDHSTSTRRSLKLINKMLLGVCTYRDQRCLSPWAALFIWAVLQNRREMAVYFWEMAGESVLSALGGCKMLRELSKLESETENKLAMKELAQTFENLALDVFGECYQNSESRAFTLLIRKSPVWGGATCLQMATAADARLFFSHDGVQSLLSQIWWGDMERSTEVWKLVLTFFLPPLLYTDLISFREQEEEVKSEEIYHGRDTDSLDGNDATVFSLADIIQNEEEAEELRALKENLKDSSPSNSKRPFIVSRWRQFWFAPVTSFLGNVLMYFLFLCLFAYVLLMDFKPPPPDGPSTLEFVLYFWVFTLVCEEIRQTFFVGSTFLLQRMRNYIQDVWNKCDLTAITLFTLALCCRMFPWSYEFGRAVMAIDFMVFTLRLIHIFAIHKQLGPKIIIVGKMMKDVFFFLFFLAVWLMAYGVANQALLYSYDPRPNWIFRRVFYRPYLHIFGQIPINEMDADKLGEVNCTDDAARIEAGEEPCMSTYANWLVVILLVIYLLCTNIVLVNLLIAMFSYTFSKVQEHSDIYWKFQRYNLIVEYHSRPCLAPPFIIISHLHLLIKRYVRRISSVKSRHFVQELRGRKASRLNTWEAIQKENHLSAQNKRQRETDTARLKRTSLKVDSVLKQMAEIRDHDRRLRLLETELEYCCSALSWMADALSQSNLIKADRPPPLLRDLTPLSPS; encoded by the exons GACTACTTTGGAGCAGCTATTGTCACCCAGTGGGACAGCAGACAGCACTCCTCCGAGTGTCCCACTGATGCCTATGGAGAGCTGGAGTTTGCTGGTGCTGGACGCCGACACAGTCAT TTTCTGCGGCTGTCATGTGACACGTCACCTCAGATCATCTACACCCTGATGACAGCGCACTGGGGCCTGCCCTCACCCAACTTGGTGGTGTCGGTGGTGGGGGGCGAGGGCCACGAGAAGATCAAGACATGGGTGAGAGATGTCCTGAGAAATGGCCTGGTCAGAGCTGCACAGAGCACAg GGGCCTGGATCTTGACGGGTGGTCTGAGGGAGGGTGTGTCCCGCTGTGTGGGTGAGGCAGTCAGGGACCAcgcagctgcagctccagctctctccCGGAAGAAAGTGATCGCTGTGGGACTGGCTTCCTGGGGCCTGGTGCACAACAGGCAGCAGCTGGTCAACACCCAG ggGAGTTTCCCCGCTCGATACTACGTCCAGAACACGTCACGTGACTCCTGCTGCCTGGACAGCAACTACCAGGCTTTCCTCCTGGTGGATGATGGGAGTGTTGGCCGTCGCGGGGGAGAGGCAGCCTTTCGTGCCGGTCTGGAggactacatttcccatcagcGCACTGGCATTTGgg GCAGTGGCAGCATTGAAATCCCAGTGCTATGTATGCTCATCTCAGGAAACTCCAACATGCTGGAG AGATTAGATGCCTCTCTGAAGAAAGCTACACCCTGGCTGGTTCTTGCTGGTTCTGGTCCGGCTGCAGACCTCATCAGTGAGCTGCTGGACAATCTCTCCCCCGTTTCCCTCAGTCCCACCTCTCCCCCAGTGGAGGGAGAGGCTGCTCAGGGTCTCAGCACAGAGCACCGTGACAGGGTCCGCGACAAGGTCCGGAAACACTTCCCAGCTGAGGCTGAGCTGGAGAAACTGGTGGACAAT GCTCTGAGTATCTATCAGAACAGAGAGCTCATCACTATTTTCCATGGAGAACAGGAGGGTTCTGATGATTTTGATACAGTTATTCTCAAAGCCCTCGTTAGAG ccagTAAACGTGTCTCcagtgaagccagtgagtgCACTGAAGAGCTGAAACTGGCAGTGGCCTGGAACAGAGTGGACATCGCCAAAGCTGAGCTCTTCAACGGAGACATACAGTGGAAG TACGAGGACCTGGAAGACTCCATGACAGATGCACTGATCAATGACAAGCCCCAGTTTGTGCGTCTCTTCTGTGAGAATGGTCTGAATATCCTGGACTACCTGACGTACAGGCGCCTGGAGAGCCTGTACCGGTCGCTGTCAGACAGCTctctggcctacatgctgcTACAGAGGCGTCTGAGCGAGAGGCAAGGCCTGGCTGGATCCCTTCCTAGCCTGGACAGACCTCTGTCAGGACCTCTGAAGAGTCCCCAGAGTGCACTAACTGGACCCGCCTCAGCGATGGAGCTCAGCCTGTACGAG GTATCTCGCCTGCTGTGGGACCTGTTGGGTGATGTCTGTCAGCCTTTCTACTATGCACCCCTGGGCCTGGACCACAGCACCAGCACCAGGAGGAGTCTCAAG CTCATCAATAAGATGCTGTTGGGGGTGTGTACGTACCGGGACCAGCGCTGCCTCTCACCCTGGGCGGCTCTCTTCATCTGGGCTGTCTTACAGAACCGCAGAGAAATGGCTGTTTACTTCTGGGAGATG gCGGGGGAGTCTGTGCTCAGTGCTCTGGGAGGCTGTAAGATGCTGAGGGAGCTGTCAAAGCTGGAGAGTGAGACTGAGAACAAGCTGGCCATGAAGGAACTGGCTCAGACGTTCGAGAACCTGGCCCTTG atgtgttTGGGGAGTGTTACCAGAACAGCGAGAGCCGCGCCTTCACTCTCCTTATAAGGAAGTCTCCAGTGTGGGGCGGGGCTACCTGCCTACAGATGGCCACTGCCGCTGACGCCCGGCTGTTTTTCAGCCATGACGGTGTTCAG tctctgctgtctcagatCTGGTGGGGTGACATGGAGAGGAGCACTGAGGTCTGGAAACTGGTTCTCACTTTCTTCCTGCCCCCCCTCCTCTACACAGACCTCATCAGCTTCAG AGAAcaagaggaggaagtgaagtCTGAGGAGATCTACCACGGCCGAGACACTGACAGTCTGGATGGAAATGACGCCACGGTCTTCTCCCTTGCTGACATTATACAGAA CGAGGAAGAGGCTGAAGAGCTCAGGGCTCTGAAAGAAAACCTGAAAG aCTCTTCACCATCTAACTCTAAGAGACCATTTATTGTGTCACGGTGGAGACAGTTCTGGTTTGCCCCTGTCACCTCATTCCTGGGCAACGTGCTGATgtacttcctcttcctgtgccTGTTTGCCTATGTTCTGTTGATGGACTTCAAGCCCCCGCCCCCTGATGGTCCTTCAACTCTGGAGTTTGTGCTTTACTTTTGGGTTTTCACCTTAGTCTGTGAAGAGATTCGCCAG ACCTTCTTTGTGGGCAGCACCTTCCTGCTCCAGAGGATGAGGAACTACATCCAGGATGTGTGGAACAAGTGTGATCTCACAGCCATCACTCTTTTCACTCtggctctgtgctgcag AATGTTTCCCTGGTCTTACGAGTTTGGCCGAGCTGTGATGGCCATAGATTTTATGGTCTTCACACTACGTCTGATCCATATCTTTGCCATCCACAAACAGCTCGGGCCCAAGATCATCATTGTTGGCAAAATG ATGAAggatgttttcttcttcctgttttttctggCTGTGTGGCTCATGGCCTACGGAGTGGCCAATCAGGCTCTCCTCTACTCGTATGATCCCCGTCCTAACTGGATATTCCGCCGAGTCTTCTACAGACCATACCTGCACATTTTTGGACAAATACCCATAAATGAAATGGATG CTGACAAACTGGGTGAAGTAAACTGTACAGATGATGCTGCACGGATTGAAGCAGGAGAGGAGCCCTGTATGAGCACCTACGCCAACTGGCTGGTCGTCATCCTCCTTGTCATCTACCTGCTGTGCACCAACATCGTCCTGGTCAACCTTCTCATTGCTATGTTCAG CTACACCTTCTCCAAAGTTCAGGAGCACAGTGATATCTACTGGAAGTTTCAGCGGTACAACCTGATTGTGGAGTACCACTCCAGGCCCTGTCTGGCACCGCccttcatcatcatttcacacctccacctcctcatcaAGAGATACGTCCGCCGCATCTCCTCAGTCAAGAGCAGACACTTTG TTCAGGAGCTGCGGGGCAGAAAGGCCAGCCGCCTCAACACATGGGAGGCTATCCAGAAAGAAAACCACCTCTCAGCTCAGAATAAGCGGCAGAGGGAGACTGACACAGCTCGACTGAAGCGCACATCTCTCAA ggtGGACAGTGTGTTGAAGCAGATGGCAGAGATCCGTGACCATGACAGAAGGTTGCGGCTGCTGGAGACAGAG CTGGAGTACTGCTGCAGCGCCCTCTCCTGGATGGCAGACGCTCTGTCTCAGAGTAATCTGATAAAGGCCGACCGCCCCCCTCCGCTCCTCAGAG ATCTGACTCCACTGTCTCCAAGCTGA
- the trpm4a gene encoding transient receptor potential cation channel subfamily M member 4a isoform X2, translated as MMDLCSCCTRTTRISHLSHLGSFPARYYVQNTSRDSCCLDSNYQAFLLVDDGSVGRRGGEAAFRAGLEDYISHQRTGIWGSGSIEIPVLCMLISGNSNMLERLDASLKKATPWLVLAGSGPAADLISELLDNLSPVSLSPTSPPVEGEAAQGLSTEHRDRVRDKVRKHFPAEAELEKLVDNALSIYQNRELITIFHGEQEGSDDFDTVILKALVRASKRVSSEASECTEELKLAVAWNRVDIAKAELFNGDIQWKYEDLEDSMTDALINDKPQFVRLFCENGLNILDYLTYRRLESLYRSLSDSSLAYMLLQRRLSERQGLAGSLPSLDRPLSGPLKSPQSALTGPASAMELSLYEVSRLLWDLLGDVCQPFYYAPLGLDHSTSTRRSLKLINKMLLGVCTYRDQRCLSPWAALFIWAVLQNRREMAVYFWEMAGESVLSALGGCKMLRELSKLESETENKLAMKELAQTFENLALDVFGECYQNSESRAFTLLIRKSPVWGGATCLQMATAADARLFFSHDGVQSLLSQIWWGDMERSTEVWKLVLTFFLPPLLYTDLISFREQEEEVKSEEIYHGRDTDSLDGNDATVFSLADIIQNEEEAEELRALKENLKDSSPSNSKRPFIVSRWRQFWFAPVTSFLGNVLMYFLFLCLFAYVLLMDFKPPPPDGPSTLEFVLYFWVFTLVCEEIRQTFFVGSTFLLQRMRNYIQDVWNKCDLTAITLFTLALCCRMFPWSYEFGRAVMAIDFMVFTLRLIHIFAIHKQLGPKIIIVGKMMKDVFFFLFFLAVWLMAYGVANQALLYSYDPRPNWIFRRVFYRPYLHIFGQIPINEMDADKLGEVNCTDDAARIEAGEEPCMSTYANWLVVILLVIYLLCTNIVLVNLLIAMFSYTFSKVQEHSDIYWKFQRYNLIVEYHSRPCLAPPFIIISHLHLLIKRYVRRISSVKSRHFVQELRGRKASRLNTWEAIQKENHLSAQNKRQRETDTARLKRTSLKVDSVLKQMAEIRDHDRRLRLLETELEYCCSALSWMADALSQSNLIKADRPPPLLRDLTPLSPS; from the exons ATGATGGacctctgctcctgctgcacaCGTACAACTAGAATTTCACATCTGTCACATCTG ggGAGTTTCCCCGCTCGATACTACGTCCAGAACACGTCACGTGACTCCTGCTGCCTGGACAGCAACTACCAGGCTTTCCTCCTGGTGGATGATGGGAGTGTTGGCCGTCGCGGGGGAGAGGCAGCCTTTCGTGCCGGTCTGGAggactacatttcccatcagcGCACTGGCATTTGgg GCAGTGGCAGCATTGAAATCCCAGTGCTATGTATGCTCATCTCAGGAAACTCCAACATGCTGGAG AGATTAGATGCCTCTCTGAAGAAAGCTACACCCTGGCTGGTTCTTGCTGGTTCTGGTCCGGCTGCAGACCTCATCAGTGAGCTGCTGGACAATCTCTCCCCCGTTTCCCTCAGTCCCACCTCTCCCCCAGTGGAGGGAGAGGCTGCTCAGGGTCTCAGCACAGAGCACCGTGACAGGGTCCGCGACAAGGTCCGGAAACACTTCCCAGCTGAGGCTGAGCTGGAGAAACTGGTGGACAAT GCTCTGAGTATCTATCAGAACAGAGAGCTCATCACTATTTTCCATGGAGAACAGGAGGGTTCTGATGATTTTGATACAGTTATTCTCAAAGCCCTCGTTAGAG ccagTAAACGTGTCTCcagtgaagccagtgagtgCACTGAAGAGCTGAAACTGGCAGTGGCCTGGAACAGAGTGGACATCGCCAAAGCTGAGCTCTTCAACGGAGACATACAGTGGAAG TACGAGGACCTGGAAGACTCCATGACAGATGCACTGATCAATGACAAGCCCCAGTTTGTGCGTCTCTTCTGTGAGAATGGTCTGAATATCCTGGACTACCTGACGTACAGGCGCCTGGAGAGCCTGTACCGGTCGCTGTCAGACAGCTctctggcctacatgctgcTACAGAGGCGTCTGAGCGAGAGGCAAGGCCTGGCTGGATCCCTTCCTAGCCTGGACAGACCTCTGTCAGGACCTCTGAAGAGTCCCCAGAGTGCACTAACTGGACCCGCCTCAGCGATGGAGCTCAGCCTGTACGAG GTATCTCGCCTGCTGTGGGACCTGTTGGGTGATGTCTGTCAGCCTTTCTACTATGCACCCCTGGGCCTGGACCACAGCACCAGCACCAGGAGGAGTCTCAAG CTCATCAATAAGATGCTGTTGGGGGTGTGTACGTACCGGGACCAGCGCTGCCTCTCACCCTGGGCGGCTCTCTTCATCTGGGCTGTCTTACAGAACCGCAGAGAAATGGCTGTTTACTTCTGGGAGATG gCGGGGGAGTCTGTGCTCAGTGCTCTGGGAGGCTGTAAGATGCTGAGGGAGCTGTCAAAGCTGGAGAGTGAGACTGAGAACAAGCTGGCCATGAAGGAACTGGCTCAGACGTTCGAGAACCTGGCCCTTG atgtgttTGGGGAGTGTTACCAGAACAGCGAGAGCCGCGCCTTCACTCTCCTTATAAGGAAGTCTCCAGTGTGGGGCGGGGCTACCTGCCTACAGATGGCCACTGCCGCTGACGCCCGGCTGTTTTTCAGCCATGACGGTGTTCAG tctctgctgtctcagatCTGGTGGGGTGACATGGAGAGGAGCACTGAGGTCTGGAAACTGGTTCTCACTTTCTTCCTGCCCCCCCTCCTCTACACAGACCTCATCAGCTTCAG AGAAcaagaggaggaagtgaagtCTGAGGAGATCTACCACGGCCGAGACACTGACAGTCTGGATGGAAATGACGCCACGGTCTTCTCCCTTGCTGACATTATACAGAA CGAGGAAGAGGCTGAAGAGCTCAGGGCTCTGAAAGAAAACCTGAAAG aCTCTTCACCATCTAACTCTAAGAGACCATTTATTGTGTCACGGTGGAGACAGTTCTGGTTTGCCCCTGTCACCTCATTCCTGGGCAACGTGCTGATgtacttcctcttcctgtgccTGTTTGCCTATGTTCTGTTGATGGACTTCAAGCCCCCGCCCCCTGATGGTCCTTCAACTCTGGAGTTTGTGCTTTACTTTTGGGTTTTCACCTTAGTCTGTGAAGAGATTCGCCAG ACCTTCTTTGTGGGCAGCACCTTCCTGCTCCAGAGGATGAGGAACTACATCCAGGATGTGTGGAACAAGTGTGATCTCACAGCCATCACTCTTTTCACTCtggctctgtgctgcag AATGTTTCCCTGGTCTTACGAGTTTGGCCGAGCTGTGATGGCCATAGATTTTATGGTCTTCACACTACGTCTGATCCATATCTTTGCCATCCACAAACAGCTCGGGCCCAAGATCATCATTGTTGGCAAAATG ATGAAggatgttttcttcttcctgttttttctggCTGTGTGGCTCATGGCCTACGGAGTGGCCAATCAGGCTCTCCTCTACTCGTATGATCCCCGTCCTAACTGGATATTCCGCCGAGTCTTCTACAGACCATACCTGCACATTTTTGGACAAATACCCATAAATGAAATGGATG CTGACAAACTGGGTGAAGTAAACTGTACAGATGATGCTGCACGGATTGAAGCAGGAGAGGAGCCCTGTATGAGCACCTACGCCAACTGGCTGGTCGTCATCCTCCTTGTCATCTACCTGCTGTGCACCAACATCGTCCTGGTCAACCTTCTCATTGCTATGTTCAG CTACACCTTCTCCAAAGTTCAGGAGCACAGTGATATCTACTGGAAGTTTCAGCGGTACAACCTGATTGTGGAGTACCACTCCAGGCCCTGTCTGGCACCGCccttcatcatcatttcacacctccacctcctcatcaAGAGATACGTCCGCCGCATCTCCTCAGTCAAGAGCAGACACTTTG TTCAGGAGCTGCGGGGCAGAAAGGCCAGCCGCCTCAACACATGGGAGGCTATCCAGAAAGAAAACCACCTCTCAGCTCAGAATAAGCGGCAGAGGGAGACTGACACAGCTCGACTGAAGCGCACATCTCTCAA ggtGGACAGTGTGTTGAAGCAGATGGCAGAGATCCGTGACCATGACAGAAGGTTGCGGCTGCTGGAGACAGAG CTGGAGTACTGCTGCAGCGCCCTCTCCTGGATGGCAGACGCTCTGTCTCAGAGTAATCTGATAAAGGCCGACCGCCCCCCTCCGCTCCTCAGAG ATCTGACTCCACTGTCTCCAAGCTGA